In a single window of the Rhizobium tropici CIAT 899 genome:
- a CDS encoding hydantoinase B/oxoprolinase family protein has product MRGRFVIVVDPVTQEIIEGKLAATVDEMGVVMARTSMSPVIYEVLDFACGLLTRDGELVAQMNGITLFTGTFGTQVKSLIALCGDDLEDGDILLTNDPYSGGTHACDFAIVKPIFFDGRILAYAINVAHYLDVGGSVPGSLAPNATSVFQEGLRLPGVKVVRSDRFSGEILRIIRENVRLPEVAIGDLTAQVATVRVAARRMAELARKYGTDVVEAAFDHLLSVSEKQARTAIAALPDGIYEAEDIIDGDGVTTDPISVKVAVTISGDRLTADFTGCPPAVAGPINCAAGALQSAVRTIFKALVAPQAPSNEGWFRPLSVIAPTGSVFTAEKPSPTGWYYEGSVHASELVWKALAKLMPERFSAGSYTSLCVVYVSGKDEAGQPFIHIEPQHGGWGASRDGDGANALIALTDGDTYNYSVEVIEARFPLLVRRYGLNVEGGSGAGRRRGGFGVIRDYEILGDGASAYCSFGRTDTPPWGIEGGKPGSVNLLQVEENGRKVRDFGREPHIELKRGDLVRIITGGGGGWGDPRAREPDQVRRDVEDGYITWEVARSLYGYEEGMAS; this is encoded by the coding sequence ATGAGAGGTAGATTCGTGATCGTCGTCGATCCGGTGACGCAGGAGATTATCGAAGGCAAGCTGGCAGCCACCGTCGACGAGATGGGCGTGGTCATGGCCAGAACCTCGATGAGCCCTGTGATCTATGAGGTGCTTGATTTTGCCTGTGGTCTTCTCACCCGTGACGGTGAGCTGGTGGCGCAGATGAATGGCATCACCCTTTTTACCGGCACGTTCGGCACGCAGGTCAAATCGCTGATCGCACTCTGTGGCGACGATCTGGAAGACGGCGACATCCTGCTCACCAACGATCCCTATTCCGGCGGCACGCATGCGTGCGATTTTGCCATCGTCAAACCGATCTTCTTCGATGGCCGGATTCTGGCCTATGCGATCAATGTTGCGCATTATCTCGATGTCGGCGGCTCTGTTCCGGGCTCGCTTGCGCCGAATGCGACCTCCGTTTTTCAAGAGGGATTGAGGCTGCCGGGCGTGAAAGTCGTGCGCAGCGATCGCTTCTCGGGGGAGATCCTGCGCATCATCCGCGAGAATGTCCGTCTGCCCGAAGTCGCGATAGGCGATCTCACGGCGCAGGTTGCGACCGTCCGCGTTGCCGCCAGACGCATGGCCGAGCTTGCGCGCAAATATGGCACCGATGTCGTCGAGGCCGCATTCGATCACCTTCTGTCGGTGAGCGAGAAGCAGGCCCGCACCGCCATAGCTGCATTGCCGGACGGGATCTATGAGGCGGAAGATATCATCGACGGCGATGGTGTCACCACCGATCCTATTTCGGTCAAGGTTGCCGTCACGATTTCTGGCGATCGCCTTACAGCGGATTTCACCGGTTGTCCGCCCGCGGTTGCGGGCCCGATCAATTGCGCGGCCGGTGCGCTGCAATCGGCGGTACGTACCATTTTCAAGGCGCTGGTCGCGCCGCAGGCGCCGTCCAATGAGGGCTGGTTCCGGCCGCTCTCCGTCATTGCACCGACAGGTTCGGTTTTCACCGCCGAGAAGCCTTCTCCTACAGGCTGGTATTACGAGGGCTCGGTGCATGCCTCAGAACTCGTCTGGAAGGCTCTTGCCAAGCTGATGCCCGAGCGTTTCTCCGCCGGCTCCTATACGAGCCTCTGCGTCGTCTATGTTTCCGGCAAGGACGAGGCGGGGCAGCCATTCATCCATATCGAGCCGCAGCATGGCGGCTGGGGAGCGAGCAGGGACGGCGACGGCGCCAATGCGCTGATCGCGCTCACCGACGGCGATACCTACAATTACTCCGTCGAGGTCATCGAAGCGCGTTTTCCGTTGCTCGTGCGTCGCTATGGGCTCAACGTCGAGGGTGGATCAGGGGCCGGGCGCCGCCGCGGCGGTTTCGGCGTCATTCGCGATTATGAAATCCTCGGAGACGGCGCTTCCGCCTATTGCAGCTTCGGGCGAACGGATACGCCGCCCTGGGGCATAGAAGGCGGCAAGCCCGGCAGCGTCAATCTTCTCCAGGTGGAGGAGAACGGCCGGAAAGTCCGCGATTTCGGCCGCGAGCCACATATCGAGTTGAAGCGCGGCGATCTCGTGCGGATCATCACCGGCGGCGGCGGCGGTTGGGGCGATCCGCGCGCTCGTGAGCCGGATCAGGTCCGCCGCGACGTCGAAGATGGTTACATCACTTGGGAGGTAGCGCGCAGCCTCTATGGATATGAAGAGGGCATGGCGTCATGA
- a CDS encoding hydantoinase/oxoprolinase family protein, translated as MIRLATDVGGTFTDLVGYDERTGEIFTAKSLTTVHDQSEGVLAAIELAEKKDGLSARDVIFFAHGGTTVINAITERKGVRTALVTTAGFRDVLEIGRGNRPDLYNLQFKSPEAFVPRSLRFEVRERMDAKGRVLTPIELGDIEPIVRECRARNVEAVAVVFLHSYANPEHEIACAKAIAEALPDVTVCASHEVSRQWREYERSNTAVLNAYVQPIIKRYFARLESALTERDLTCPYYAMQSNGGISTFDQAQMSPLTLVESGPAGGVAGAARIGTVLGESEVLSLDVGGTTAKCSLIHDSRPTLDSEYKLEHTRIAPGYPVQVPVVDIVEIGAGGGSIARIDERGALCVGPQSAGSTPGPACYGRGGEKPTLSDALLTLGIFDPASFAGGQMQLDKSKAAAAIATVAKPMGLSVEDAALAIVEIAHASMINALKLVTVQRGHDPRDAAFVISGGAGPALAARLGRDLGVKMTVVPPHPGIFSAWGMLAAEPRADFRSTWFAPLGPEAVSNLKRRFDELKREAVKYFSKGDAAEIRYVCRVEARYRGQEHGVFALFEMQDDAESFAERFHAAHERAYTFCLPGSPVEITMIHLEAVLHGPVIAIPKLDRAGRSLDAAFKGRREVYFGGTTGWVSCPVYERTRLPSSQKIAGPLIIEEATATSLVVAGQELEVSEEGLLLIRECDGGSV; from the coding sequence ATGATCAGGCTGGCGACGGATGTAGGCGGTACCTTTACCGACCTCGTCGGTTATGATGAGCGCACGGGCGAGATTTTTACCGCCAAGAGCCTGACGACCGTCCACGACCAATCCGAAGGTGTGCTTGCGGCAATCGAGCTTGCCGAGAAGAAAGATGGGCTTTCGGCGCGCGATGTGATTTTCTTCGCGCATGGCGGGACAACCGTCATCAACGCGATTACGGAGCGAAAGGGCGTCCGCACGGCGCTCGTGACGACCGCCGGCTTTCGCGACGTCTTGGAAATCGGCCGCGGCAATCGCCCCGATCTCTACAATCTGCAGTTTAAGAGTCCGGAAGCCTTCGTGCCGCGCAGCCTGCGCTTCGAGGTGCGCGAGCGTATGGATGCCAAGGGGCGGGTGCTGACGCCCATCGAGCTTGGGGATATCGAGCCGATCGTTCGCGAATGCCGCGCTCGTAATGTGGAGGCGGTCGCCGTCGTCTTTCTCCATAGCTATGCCAATCCCGAGCATGAGATCGCCTGCGCCAAGGCTATCGCCGAGGCGCTGCCGGATGTTACGGTTTGCGCCAGCCACGAGGTTTCCCGGCAATGGCGGGAGTATGAGCGTTCCAATACGGCCGTGCTTAACGCCTATGTGCAGCCGATCATCAAGCGCTACTTTGCGCGGCTCGAAAGCGCGTTGACTGAGCGCGATCTCACCTGCCCCTACTATGCCATGCAGTCGAACGGAGGCATCTCCACCTTCGATCAGGCGCAGATGAGCCCGCTGACGCTGGTCGAATCCGGCCCGGCCGGCGGTGTGGCGGGTGCTGCGCGCATCGGCACAGTGCTTGGCGAATCCGAAGTCCTGTCGCTCGATGTCGGTGGCACGACGGCAAAATGCTCGCTGATCCATGACAGCCGCCCGACGCTCGACAGCGAATACAAGCTCGAACATACCCGTATCGCGCCCGGTTATCCGGTTCAGGTGCCGGTGGTCGATATCGTCGAAATCGGCGCCGGCGGCGGCTCGATCGCCCGCATCGACGAGCGTGGCGCGCTCTGCGTCGGCCCGCAAAGTGCCGGATCGACACCGGGGCCGGCCTGCTATGGGCGGGGCGGCGAGAAGCCTACGCTTTCCGATGCCCTGCTGACGCTCGGCATTTTCGATCCGGCAAGCTTCGCCGGCGGCCAGATGCAGCTCGACAAGTCCAAGGCTGCGGCCGCGATTGCAACGGTTGCCAAGCCGATGGGGCTATCGGTCGAGGATGCGGCGCTCGCAATCGTCGAGATCGCGCATGCGTCGATGATCAATGCGCTGAAGCTGGTGACGGTCCAGCGTGGGCATGATCCGCGCGATGCCGCTTTCGTCATTTCCGGGGGCGCGGGACCTGCGCTTGCTGCGCGTCTCGGGCGCGATCTTGGCGTGAAGATGACTGTCGTGCCGCCGCATCCCGGCATCTTTTCGGCCTGGGGAATGCTGGCGGCCGAACCGCGCGCCGATTTCCGCAGCACATGGTTCGCTCCCCTTGGTCCGGAAGCCGTCAGCAATCTCAAGCGCCGGTTCGACGAATTGAAGCGCGAGGCGGTCAAATATTTCTCCAAAGGCGATGCAGCCGAGATACGGTATGTCTGCCGCGTCGAAGCCCGCTATCGCGGGCAGGAGCACGGCGTCTTCGCTCTTTTCGAAATGCAAGACGATGCCGAAAGCTTTGCGGAACGCTTTCATGCCGCCCATGAGCGCGCCTATACCTTCTGTCTGCCCGGTTCGCCGGTCGAGATCACGATGATCCATCTGGAGGCTGTGCTCCACGGCCCGGTCATCGCCATCCCGAAACTCGATCGTGCAGGTCGATCGCTGGATGCAGCCTTCAAGGGGCGCCGCGAAGTCTATTTCGGCGGCACGACCGGCTGGGTGTCCTGCCCCGTCTACGAGCGTACGCGACTGCCGTCCTCCCAGAAAATTGCCGGCCCTCTCATCATCGAGGAAGCGACCGCGACCTCGCTCGTGGTGGCCGGGCAGGAGCTTGAAGTGAGCGAGGAGGGCTTGCTGCTCATCCGTGAATGCGACGGAGGAAGCGTCTGA
- a CDS encoding ABC transporter ATP-binding protein, whose amino-acid sequence MAIAIGLDHIVRNYGPTRAVDDVTLDIRAGEFFTLLGSSGCGKSSLLKLIGGFDRPTSGRVLFDGKDMADVPANRRPVNTVFQSLGLFPHMNVAQNVGYGLKLRGLSDAALKTKVDGALDLIELSGFADRDVNLLSGGQRQRVALARALVMEPGILLLDEPLTGLDERLRQQMRDEFGRLHKRTGATFILVTHNQDEALSLSDRMAVMHKGRIEQTDVPSRFFEAPANAFVARFVGIDTLLKPESISISGGTALVMIAGQRISASFSGAMPPADALVAIRPDRVELIPAGEEVAEIIELKVVESIYRGLSHDVTLAFADGQRVVLTTGADAIPPSPGESVRVCLKPGAALLIDHSGRTALAGGDE is encoded by the coding sequence ATGGCGATAGCGATCGGTCTCGACCATATCGTCAGAAATTACGGGCCGACGCGTGCCGTCGACGACGTGACGCTCGACATCCGAGCCGGGGAGTTCTTTACGCTGCTAGGCTCGTCCGGTTGCGGCAAAAGCTCTTTGCTGAAGTTGATCGGCGGCTTCGATAGGCCGACATCGGGACGTGTGCTTTTCGACGGAAAGGACATGGCTGATGTTCCTGCCAATCGCCGGCCGGTCAATACCGTTTTCCAGTCGCTCGGGCTCTTCCCGCATATGAATGTCGCTCAGAACGTCGGCTACGGCCTGAAGTTGCGCGGGTTGTCCGATGCTGCCTTGAAAACGAAGGTCGACGGCGCGTTGGACCTGATCGAACTTTCGGGTTTTGCGGATCGCGACGTCAATCTTCTCTCAGGCGGCCAGCGCCAGCGCGTGGCGCTGGCGCGCGCGCTCGTCATGGAACCGGGTATCCTTCTGCTTGACGAACCTCTGACCGGGCTGGACGAACGGCTGCGCCAGCAAATGCGCGACGAGTTCGGACGGCTTCATAAACGGACCGGCGCGACCTTCATTCTCGTCACCCACAATCAGGACGAGGCACTCAGCCTTTCGGATCGCATGGCCGTCATGCACAAGGGGCGGATCGAGCAGACCGACGTGCCGTCGCGCTTCTTCGAGGCGCCGGCCAATGCCTTCGTTGCCCGTTTCGTCGGCATCGATACGCTCCTCAAGCCCGAAAGCATCTCGATTTCAGGCGGCACGGCTCTCGTTATGATTGCCGGACAGCGCATCAGTGCCAGCTTCTCCGGAGCGATGCCCCCAGCCGATGCGCTCGTCGCAATCCGCCCCGACCGGGTTGAACTTATCCCAGCTGGCGAGGAAGTGGCCGAAATAATTGAACTTAAGGTTGTCGAAAGCATCTATCGCGGACTCAGCCATGACGTTACGCTCGCTTTCGCCGACGGCCAGCGTGTGGTTTTAACGACCGGCGCGGACGCAATTCCGCCCTCTCCGGGGGAAAGCGTGCGCGTTTGTTTGAAGCCGGGTGCTGCGCTCCTGATCGATCATTCCGGAAGAACGGCCTTGGCTGGAGGCGATGAGTAG
- a CDS encoding ABC transporter substrate-binding protein, with protein MNKSNDFASSALRSNMQRRDMLKLMGAGAAALSFGGLAATQAMADDATVAFWATATLDIGDKWQEFTRQSGVSPEFTDNGNDVGPVVARLAAGNANDLFDVGGFQGGAERELAKQGLIAPWDVSKIPNFAGIWQWAKDIPTLTYEGKQYGIPTVVNADSIIYRPDKLGKVDSYGVIFDPKLKGRVAMEDAWINSAIFTAIYLKEAENKPIKEPGNLTESELGLVMEFLIKHKKDGQFRTFWNGWEQGVQLVANEEVDAMTGWEPIVYEGRKRGLQVEYAAPVEGYEGWGNNTVLLKGATERGKGDVAHKFVDGLLAGLYGCELGKARGYLVPTDNNLAYAKAHPDEYKADDVAKLADHVKAKFSGKVYWQNCRPDNFQLYEEWWQKLRNA; from the coding sequence ATGAATAAAAGCAATGATTTCGCCTCCTCCGCCTTGAGGAGCAACATGCAGCGCCGTGACATGCTCAAACTAATGGGCGCAGGTGCGGCTGCGCTCTCCTTTGGTGGATTGGCTGCCACGCAGGCCATGGCCGATGATGCAACGGTAGCATTCTGGGCTACCGCCACGCTCGATATCGGCGACAAGTGGCAGGAATTTACCCGGCAGAGCGGCGTTTCGCCTGAGTTCACCGACAACGGCAATGATGTCGGTCCGGTGGTCGCACGTCTTGCCGCCGGCAATGCCAACGATCTCTTTGATGTCGGCGGCTTCCAAGGCGGGGCCGAACGGGAACTTGCCAAGCAGGGCCTGATTGCCCCTTGGGACGTCTCCAAGATCCCGAATTTCGCGGGCATCTGGCAATGGGCCAAGGATATCCCGACCTTGACCTATGAGGGCAAACAGTACGGCATCCCAACGGTCGTCAATGCCGACTCCATCATCTATCGCCCCGACAAGCTCGGCAAGGTCGATAGCTACGGCGTCATCTTCGATCCGAAGCTCAAGGGCCGGGTCGCGATGGAAGATGCCTGGATCAACAGCGCCATCTTTACGGCCATCTACCTCAAGGAAGCCGAAAACAAGCCGATCAAGGAGCCGGGCAACCTGACGGAATCCGAGCTTGGCCTCGTCATGGAGTTCCTGATCAAGCACAAGAAGGATGGTCAGTTCCGCACCTTCTGGAACGGCTGGGAACAGGGCGTGCAACTGGTGGCGAACGAGGAAGTCGACGCCATGACCGGCTGGGAGCCGATCGTCTATGAAGGCCGCAAGCGCGGACTTCAGGTGGAGTATGCAGCTCCCGTCGAAGGCTACGAAGGCTGGGGCAACAATACGGTGCTGCTCAAGGGTGCCACGGAGCGCGGCAAGGGCGACGTTGCCCACAAGTTCGTCGATGGCTTGCTTGCCGGTCTCTATGGCTGCGAACTCGGCAAGGCGCGCGGTTATCTCGTGCCGACCGACAACAACCTCGCCTACGCGAAGGCCCATCCGGACGAATACAAGGCCGACGATGTCGCCAAGCTCGCCGACCATGTGAAGGCCAAGTTCTCCGGAAAGGTCTACTGGCAGAATTGCCGGCCGGACAACTTCCAGCTCTACGAAGAGTGGTGGCAGAAGCTGCGCAACGCATGA
- a CDS encoding ABC transporter permease codes for MKTLVLLLAAPLAAILVLGLAPLILVIVWSFCAWDSATYWIKPEFSLAAYGAILEAGRWSVFLSTLGKAFLTSAICLVIAYPTAYAMYFLAGRTLSVVLAALLTIPFFTSYLIRSFSWRLLLGRTGVINTLLQQAGITDAPLDWLLFSDFAVIVGLVASYLPFATFPILLSMRRVDPIALAASRDLGAGFWTMVRTVLLPLTYSGVFAGFLFVFVMVAGSSTEVQMLGGAGASIVSVMINDVMRVANFPLAFAISTLMLVIVFGLVLIGDALFGLSSLFEERGQ; via the coding sequence ATGAAGACACTAGTTCTATTGCTTGCTGCTCCGCTTGCGGCGATCCTCGTGCTCGGCCTTGCGCCGCTCATTCTCGTCATCGTCTGGAGCTTCTGTGCCTGGGATTCCGCCACCTACTGGATCAAGCCGGAATTCAGCCTTGCCGCTTACGGCGCCATTCTGGAAGCCGGGCGCTGGAGCGTGTTCCTGTCCACGCTTGGCAAGGCGTTCCTGACGTCAGCCATCTGCCTCGTCATTGCCTATCCCACCGCCTACGCGATGTACTTCCTGGCTGGCCGCACCCTGTCTGTCGTGCTTGCGGCCCTGCTTACGATCCCGTTTTTCACGTCCTATCTCATTCGCTCCTTCTCCTGGCGGCTGCTGCTCGGCCGCACCGGTGTCATCAACACGCTTCTCCAGCAGGCCGGTATCACCGATGCGCCGCTCGATTGGCTCTTGTTCAGCGATTTTGCTGTCATCGTCGGACTGGTTGCCTCCTACCTGCCGTTCGCAACCTTCCCCATCCTGCTCTCCATGCGCCGTGTCGATCCGATCGCGCTGGCGGCATCGCGCGATCTCGGCGCCGGGTTCTGGACGATGGTCCGCACCGTGCTGCTGCCGCTGACATATTCGGGCGTCTTCGCAGGCTTCCTGTTCGTCTTCGTCATGGTTGCCGGCTCCTCGACGGAGGTTCAGATGCTCGGCGGTGCCGGCGCTTCAATCGTCTCGGTGATGATCAACGACGTCATGCGCGTCGCCAATTTTCCGCTCGCCTTTGCGATTTCGACGCTGATGCTCGTTATCGTCTTTGGGCTGGTGCTGATCGGGGATGCCCTATTCGGCCTCTCCTCGCTATTCGAGGAGCGAGGCCAATGA
- a CDS encoding ABC transporter permease, with protein MIVREGMAPRIVIWTLTIFGLIVIYAPPLYLLGVSFNPALQPGLPHFSDITLKWYLALGSESALIAALGQSIVIALATAVIATLLSLGAVLAHRELHRRRSLWFLTVLLPMFVPGVIQGLALSTVISRAGVKASPLTVVAGHLLWAMPFAFIVILTSFVAVKRSYLMAADDLGAGRFRQFWDIILPLIRPGLVSAFIFSFLLSLNEFTRAFYLAGRQNTLPVVLFGKMNSGASPTIYAMSGAIFLLSSVCVVAVALRSLLMQRRMG; from the coding sequence ATGATCGTCAGGGAAGGAATGGCCCCGCGCATTGTCATCTGGACGTTGACCATCTTCGGCCTCATCGTGATCTATGCGCCGCCGCTTTATTTGCTCGGTGTCTCGTTCAACCCGGCGCTGCAGCCGGGTCTGCCGCATTTCTCCGACATCACCCTGAAATGGTACCTCGCACTCGGCTCGGAAAGCGCGCTCATCGCCGCGCTCGGCCAGTCGATCGTCATCGCGCTTGCGACGGCCGTCATTGCGACGCTGCTGTCGCTCGGCGCGGTGCTGGCGCATCGCGAGCTTCATCGCAGGCGCAGCCTGTGGTTTTTGACTGTGCTGCTGCCGATGTTCGTCCCAGGCGTCATCCAGGGGCTGGCGCTTTCGACCGTGATCAGCCGCGCCGGCGTGAAGGCATCGCCTTTGACTGTCGTTGCCGGCCATCTGCTATGGGCGATGCCTTTCGCCTTCATCGTCATCCTGACGAGCTTTGTCGCGGTCAAGCGGTCCTATTTGATGGCGGCTGATGATCTCGGCGCCGGTCGCTTCCGGCAGTTCTGGGATATTATTCTGCCGTTGATCCGGCCCGGCCTCGTCAGTGCCTTCATCTTTTCGTTCCTGCTGTCGCTCAACGAGTTCACGCGCGCCTTCTATCTGGCCGGCCGTCAGAACACGTTGCCGGTCGTGCTCTTCGGCAAGATGAATTCCGGCGCTTCTCCGACGATCTATGCGATGTCGGGCGCAATCTTTCTTCTTTCCAGCGTTTGCGTGGTGGCCGTGGCTCTGCGTTCGCTGCTTATGCAACGCCGAATGGGGTGA
- a CDS encoding TadE/TadG family type IV pilus assembly protein — translation MYRVSHFNREKEGAAAVEFALIAPLFFLLLLTLIAFAIYLTAAHSLQQLTADAARTAIAGLSANERSQLVQSFVTNSTINDAFIDKTKLTVTVATDPTNANQFTVSASYDASDLPIWNLYTFAMPDPTIRRYSTIRLGGL, via the coding sequence ATGTATCGTGTTTCTCATTTCAACAGGGAGAAAGAGGGAGCAGCTGCGGTCGAATTCGCACTCATCGCACCGCTTTTTTTCCTTCTGCTTCTGACGCTGATTGCCTTTGCCATCTATCTCACTGCCGCTCATTCGCTGCAGCAATTGACCGCCGACGCCGCCCGCACGGCAATCGCCGGGCTATCGGCAAACGAGCGAAGCCAGCTGGTTCAGAGCTTCGTCACCAATTCGACCATCAACGATGCTTTCATCGACAAGACCAAGTTGACGGTGACCGTCGCCACAGATCCAACCAATGCCAACCAGTTTACGGTCAGCGCCAGCTACGACGCGTCGGATCTTCCGATCTGGAACCTCTATACCTTCGCGATGCCGGATCCCACCATCCGCCGCTATTCGACCATTCGCCTGGGAGGTCTGTAA
- a CDS encoding pilus assembly protein TadG-related protein, with the protein MKQLLGRLASLKDKRGNVAITTALVSPLILYCLGLGVDYGMMTLQQRRLQQLSDIGAISAASNITNAQTALLNNLQSNGTTAAVASGGNYMTSNGLVSAATANSGQYETVANFVLGTYTADTSVPLANRFSSTGAAPYDSIKVTLTQKAVMPFASAFATPPTLSATGTASSERLAAFSVGSRLASLNGGILNQLLGALLGTQVSLKVVDYQSLISANVNLLSFLNLLATDLKLTGVSYNELLATDVTYDKILGALGKSTNLSAGVVTLINNLGKTLGTTKLTVKLQDIVNLGPLGRNIVGTSPNMTANINVLDLISTTAMAANQQRQIALDLGVALPGVATAKLTLAIGEMSQQTPALAVGAPGTIVRTPQVRAALEVAVTGLSLIAGLKLRVPLYMELAPAEAKLASITCVGGSMPNAVVGIDAVPGVAEVDLGDVNTSAFVNFGSEPRVTPAAIIDSLLLKVIASAQVDIANMSPTRLTFQPPEISAGTIKTVSTNSVLTSTVSSLLKNATITIQLLFLTLGTPKDVLSAIADTLSVVTAPLDQVLYGTLGLLGIGIGQADVSVTDARCTQPVLVQ; encoded by the coding sequence ATGAAACAGCTTCTCGGCCGGCTTGCGTCGCTTAAAGACAAGCGAGGAAACGTCGCGATCACGACCGCGCTCGTCTCGCCCTTGATCCTTTATTGCCTTGGTCTCGGCGTCGACTATGGCATGATGACGCTGCAGCAGCGACGCCTGCAGCAGTTGAGCGACATTGGCGCGATATCGGCTGCTTCCAATATTACAAATGCGCAAACTGCACTTTTGAACAATCTGCAAAGCAACGGCACCACGGCGGCCGTCGCCTCTGGCGGCAACTATATGACGAGCAACGGGCTGGTCAGCGCGGCCACGGCCAACTCCGGGCAATATGAGACCGTGGCCAATTTCGTGCTCGGCACCTATACGGCGGACACATCGGTCCCGCTGGCAAACCGCTTCTCGTCGACGGGAGCCGCGCCATATGATTCCATAAAGGTGACACTGACTCAGAAGGCGGTGATGCCTTTCGCTTCCGCCTTTGCTACGCCGCCGACCTTGAGCGCGACGGGCACCGCGTCCAGCGAGCGTCTGGCCGCCTTTTCGGTGGGATCGCGGCTTGCGAGCCTCAATGGCGGTATTCTGAACCAGCTGCTTGGCGCCCTGCTCGGAACCCAGGTCTCCCTGAAGGTCGTCGACTATCAGTCGCTCATCAGTGCGAATGTCAATCTATTGAGCTTTCTTAATCTGTTGGCAACGGATCTCAAGCTTACCGGCGTAAGCTATAACGAGCTTCTGGCAACCGACGTCACATATGACAAGATTCTCGGCGCCCTCGGCAAATCGACGAATCTTTCGGCGGGGGTCGTCACCCTCATCAATAATCTGGGCAAAACGCTCGGTACCACAAAACTGACCGTAAAGCTGCAGGATATCGTCAATCTCGGTCCGCTGGGGCGCAATATTGTCGGCACATCCCCCAATATGACTGCCAATATCAACGTGCTGGATCTCATTTCCACCACGGCGATGGCCGCTAACCAGCAAAGGCAGATCGCACTTGATCTCGGGGTGGCACTTCCCGGAGTCGCCACGGCAAAATTGACGCTGGCGATCGGGGAAATGTCCCAGCAGACGCCGGCCCTGGCCGTGGGTGCACCGGGCACGATCGTGCGAACGCCGCAGGTCCGTGCAGCGCTTGAAGTTGCCGTTACCGGCCTTTCGCTGATCGCCGGGCTGAAGCTCAGGGTTCCCCTTTATATGGAGCTTGCCCCCGCCGAGGCCAAGCTAGCTTCGATCACCTGTGTCGGCGGCTCCATGCCAAATGCCGTCGTCGGAATAGATGCCGTACCCGGTGTTGCCGAAGTGGATCTGGGCGACGTCAACACATCTGCCTTCGTAAATTTCGGTTCCGAACCGCGGGTCACGCCGGCTGCGATCATCGATTCCCTTCTTCTGAAAGTGATCGCGAGCGCGCAGGTCGATATCGCCAACATGAGCCCGACGCGACTGACCTTTCAGCCTCCGGAGATTTCGGCCGGCACGATCAAGACGGTTTCTACCAACAGCGTCCTGACATCCACGGTCTCGTCGCTTCTGAAAAACGCCACCATCACCATTCAACTGCTCTTCCTGACGCTCGGGACGCCGAAGGACGTGCTCTCGGCCATTGCTGACACGCTGTCGGTCGTGACCGCGCCGCTCGATCAGGTTCTATACGGCACGCTCGGTCTCCTCGGCATCGGTATCGGCCAGGCTGATGTAAGCGTCACCGACGCGAGATGTACGCAGCCGGTGCTGGTGCAGTAA